The Apostichopus japonicus isolate 1M-3 chromosome 20, ASM3797524v1, whole genome shotgun sequence nucleotide sequence GTACGTAACTGGCTGCACATATTAGTTGGTGTAACGCATGCATCATGTTAAGGTTGATGGTACTATATACTTTTCCTCATGAGGATTTGTGAAAGTATCAGCGATATTTTCTAGGGAAAAGGCGACAGGTTCGGGGGGAAAGGGGGTAGGAGACGGAgcagaggggaggggagggtgacgaaggggagaggaagggagggTACAGGATGGGGAAGGAGAGCGGAGGGGCGGATGGAAGGGGTAGATTTGTGGTGGAACTAGTACCCATTCAACTAGAAGGTAGCGGGAGCAATTTGTGTTGGAAATACAAACTGTTTCTATCCCCTCAAGGTCGCTCAAATGAGACACTCCCATacagcaaacatgaaaaattgAGTATTATGTCCACACTGGATGTGcctgaaaatatgtcacaaaattGAACACACACCTCCCGCACCGAATGCTCTCTGTTATGAGAGAAGTAAGTTGATGAGCTTCATCTATATGAGTTATATCTCGCAGCACCATTTATGTACCcaggtaaccccccccccctccccctggttTGTGATTTAATTGGTCCTCATATTCTGTATcaaatatatagatacataagAAGTGTTCATAAAATTGATGGTACAGACATGGGCGTTTGCAGTCTATTGCTAAATATGAAGTTACATTATTCTTTCCCCATATTACCAAGCGCCTCTCATTGACCCCAAAACTCCGGTCTGTATCCCCTgatcccccccccaaccccacaaTCTCTTGACCAGGCATGAAGATGGGTGCAAATATCACGACGCTGTAAGAAGACGGAGAAACTTGAATTCCGACTGACCGAAATTGTCAGATCTCTATGTCGTTACGTTAATGTCGTTGAAaagatatatagcctatgtactTGACAATGCGATTGTATTATTGTATGTgcatttgtatatgtatatgggtTTAGCCGTATATATGGAAATCAGCTACGCAGTGGGTTATAAATCTATCCCTGGCTTGGAGATATAGGATCATGagaaagatgaaataaaagaaggatggtattaaaatatttaatagaCATACAGGTGTATTTTATGGCTGCTGAACGTCAATGTTTTAGTGATTTATAGAGACGATATAGTATATTAATGTATTTTAATCTAACACGTGTTAGAATGCCAACCAATCATGACCTTATACATTCAATCATATTAAGTGTCAAATGTTTATTACTTTTTGTCCTTTCAACAGTTTTTTTAAGAGCATTTTGACACCTTGAGGTTTCAGGGATACAATGGATAGCCAAAAGGTCAGCAACGCTATGCAAAAAGTGACTATAAGAACTTTCGGAGTTAGAAAGTTGCAACCCACAACAGAGTTTGATATTTCTAAACGTAAACTAAATTCACGGGCTCACTTAAGTAGGACTTTGTCTAAtagcaatttctttcttttttctcttcagtTTTGCAAGGTTTTGTTAGTACCGGTAATTAAAATGCTATTCAGGCTTCGGTCAAACCGAACGCGGCGATGTAATGGgtggagggagagagagggggggggggtgacgaaATGAGGCATCACTGGAAGGGCgttgtgggggaggggcgggTCGATATAGGGGTATTGCTGGACGTAGCGATAGAGAAGTTGCAATATATTCCTAAAATTATTTGCTAAGTAATGAGACTTGGcaatgttttggttgagttttCAGACGGAAGTCTGCATACCGTCCAGTAATGTGCAACTGTACGTACATGAAGGGGTGCATTGCATTGAAGGGGTCCATCGCCCCggagatggtggggggggggctatggaATACCATTTCCGATAGTCATATTTTGTCATTTACCGTATCATGTTTATTTTTGCCAGTCACAGCCAAGTTTTCAACATTTATTATATATGTGATCAGTATACAATGATAATAAAACGACACGTTGTGCTGAGGGGGATCATAAGTAGTTTTCTCTTCTATACAATAGGTAACCCCCCAGATCGCTTAGTGCATACTACTTGTTACAGGCTTCCATCCAAGTTTATCGCACTTACGCATAGCATAGTTGCAACTTGTTGATAGTTTACTTTCCATTGGAAGaggttggggaaggggaggggagaggtggaatagaaaggaagggaaaggtGAGGGGAAAAGAAGAGGAGAAAATGAAATGTGGAGGTGAAGGAGCAAATGGGAATGGTGAGGGGGCAGGGTGGCGTTTGATATTGATATCTGAATTCTGGCCTCGGTCTTACTTTATTTCAGCGGCAGTTACGGAGGACGTGGGCGTCAACACAGAGAACACAGAGAGATGCAACTGTCCTTGGTCTGTGCAGGATTTTAGCCAGCTGCAGGAAGAAATTGCTCTCCTGAAGGCAGATGTTGGCGCCATTAAAGTGAGCCTAAGTGAGGAGGAGATACAGGACAACGAGATCCCTCTCATTGAGAATGGTAAATAGGCCCGTCTGCTGCTGCTGCTACTGCTATAAGCATGAaaatcgaccattgccatggcAGGAATTTAAAACAagcctgttatatatatatatatatatatatatatatatatatatatatatacgtaggCCTAATTTCTGTGTCTTAGTAAGCTTATGTAAAAGAAACAgtggttgttgcagaatttttaGAGGATGTGGAATACACGAAAACACACAGAGAGGCgtgggcggagggggggggggaggggggtggtcaCCCAGTACATCGTCAGTTTGGGGAAAACGTCCACTCGTATTTAGTTATAAAGTATTTAAGCACAACCTTGTATTTAGGCCTATTGGTAGActtatattttaaatatgtcCTAAAATGCACAATTTGACCTGTAAGGTTCGACAATTTGCTCAGGGAACACCgccagaacccccccccccccccctaatacATGGGAGTCGCATTCAACGACCCCACAGTCGCACTCATCATTGGTAAAAAACAATGCATTCCGTCCATAAAGGTCCATGCCCGTACCTGAATCAGTCGGTGGAATTGTGGCATTtgcccccaccacccctcccccaactttTGAAATCCCGTGCCCGTCGCTGCAGATATAGCGCTATTTTCACTTTTGTAATATAGAATATAATGTAATAGACAAACCGTTACCATGGTGACAGTTGTCATGTATATTGTAACTGGGATTGAGAGGTCTATCCAAGTGAGCGAAATATGGCTTATAAACCATAAGTATATGCCTAAGCTTTATCTTATGTTACAATACATCACAAAATAGGCCCTGAATAGAATATATAAAATAAGTTTAAATCGCTATCATGCAAGTTTTATACCCAAGGCAAGAGCCCATGGCGCGAAATCATGAAACCAAGCTCACAGTATATTGATGCACTGCTATCATTATACGCTACTATATGCATATACATGCAAGGAAGAATATACTTCTCATGAGGCCAATGTATAATTAATGGTTGTAATTATAAGTCAAGGAGTATAACCTTTAACTTTGATCACACCTATAATCGGCCTGATAGTGCCATTTTCTCTGCAATCTTTAGTTGGAGATATCATCTCACTCGACGGTGATAGCAGTTTTCCTCTTCCGCCTCGGCCAGCAAAGAGTAAGCAAATAATGGCCAACGGGttaggggaggagggggggggcaagaagaagaagaagaaaaaaatggctTCCATTCCACGCTTTGCATctaagcctatatatatatatatatatatgatatgtttatTCATGCATATATTGTCACATTTATTCATTATATCCATAATAAGAACAACTTCATCCACAAGCATGACAAATAACATATTATACTGCAACattcgttaaaaaaaaacactataaTCGCTCACTTTCGTTAAAATGGCAGTATTTTATAGAATAGCGCATATCACTTTGAAAACCCCACTTGAGGCTCATGTTTTAGCTTGCTAAAATTTGGTTCAACTTTCGACTAATTTACTTTGTTACagggttttctttctttccaacATGATCCTGTTACAACTTTGAAGAGAATTGACAAATGCCAAATAGGCAGGCTTACATTTTTATAGATATATCACACGTCTATTGCATCCctatatgtagcctataccGGGCCCAGAATGTGAAATTCAAAGAGGAAAGAGAACGAGAGATAAACAATACGAATAATATTCACAAGTATAAAAGAAGTCACGAAAgcctctatatatatgtatttaattaCGCTTAGAAGAGCCATTGAAATTTCTTCTCTTTTGCATTCAATTTGTCAGTGCGGGTACTTGATATTATGTGTCATACATATACCCACGGGGCCATATGCGCTCAAATAGTGGCTCAGATCGCCGGTGTGACAATGTGTGCAACTGAACACATAACATGGATCAATTACTaagaaagacaagaaaaaacAGCAATTAAAGCGTCTTGTTTTGTATAAAGTTGTACATGCTTTTGCATATGCATGAATATAGGACACGCCTTTGCACACTCATAATAACCAGGCAGTTATTTTTGCGACGCTAAAGctaccacgaatgtgggagaaacctgcaagggtggattacaactttcacgtcgggtggcttccaattaaACAGTTTTACGCAAGGTTTGGAAGTTTTCCAATTTGGCAAAAaattcagatgggaaaaccatagattgcgtTTGGTTGAAATCCCCACCTTATACTATGACCCTGCCGGGGATGGAAACCCGAACCTCCCTATTGCTAATAATCATCATCGCTTCAAATGctaccgcctttatccactcggcacAGCACCAAATACTATAATTTCAAACGTATATAATTAGTCAGTGAATTAGCCACACATTGGCATTTATTGACCGACTTCCATTTTGTTGCATCGTACACAATATGTATCAACCATGTCTCTCAAACGTTTGTTATGTAGGAAAAAGTCTCTCTCAGTGTTTATGCAGTCATATTAGCTTACAAACCATACGTCAATGAGAAGCCCcctaccccaccaataaaaaataAGTAACTGTACCACCGAATATTTATTGGGAagttttaaacaaatttgaaaatagccttaatttttttttttttttttctcgaacgGGATATTGAATTGCGTTTTTGTTAGTATTTTATAGAACcgcacatttaaaaaaaaaaatgaggttGAGGTAAAACAAGTAATAATTTGTCAacaataagtttgaaaatgtttcgaCAATGCATAACATGTACGAGACATAATCTACGTTGTTCCAAAAGTTTGAGCagattaaaataacatatagGTTTGAGTAGGTTTTGCTTCAATTATCCGAATACACTGTGGAAGTGTTATAAGAAAGTAATGTGACTAAGTCAGGAAAATAATTTGAGGATAGCGGTTCATTTCTCGCCGAAATATCGGTACACTGACAAGTGACCGCATTTCTTAAAAGAACGTATACCCCATATCTAATTTAAAGTCGGAGACATTGAGCTGCAAATAACGTTGATTGAATAtcttaaaatagaaaaaaaaaattatagaatGTGCTGTTCATCTCATCgaatttatttctattttatgcATGTGTGTCACATTAACCGCTTCTTGTAAATGTTTCTCTAATTGCCCTAATCTTATCGCTTGTATAGCATTTTCTTTGACACCGCTGCTTCGCCTTATGTTTAATACGATAATGTATCTATAGTACACTCATAATTCCAGAGAGTGAAAATTGTACAAAACGTACGGCTTACCAGGCCCGTAGTCAGGAACTTTGTTGTTCGGAGgagaggggtgtgagggagggaTGGGGTCACTGACATACGTGAGGGcaaatttttgtttcttgtaactTGCGTGGTGCTTTGCGGTGGCACAAATGGGAAGGGCGACAATAATTCTATACAAGGGCGCAAGCCCTCTCCCAAGCGTGACATGCCTGAAATCTGTCCTACATACTTGTTCACGTTATAAGTAGCTTCTGATGACGTATAACACAAACATAATGTGCGAGTCAACCTCTAAACAGAATTAGTTActttgataataatattttattcctATTAATTTCAATTCTTTTATTTCTCTGCCTTTTCTCAGTTAGTTGCTACTATACACTGACTATATCTTGTATCGCATTCCGTCTGTCTTCGTGTCCGTAAAGCGTGTAGACCCGAAATTTGTTTCCTCGAATTTactaactcttttttttttaaatatataatagcAACCTGTGTTTCATGCAGTTCAGGAATGTTTATCACGCTGCCtggtgttaaaaaaaaaattaagcagAGAAAATGTACAAGATATTAATCGCAAAACGCATTCCATTTGCTTCTTATTTATAACTGCATGTATAACTTATAGATCTACTGGCATGCTGTCTGCAGTCTGTTcgtaacatttttgtttgtctgTTCGTTTTAATGCTGTGGCTTATACAAGTATGCTTTAAGTTTATGGGTTTAttagttatattttatttatttatcgcTAAGATTGTTAAGTAAAAGATATCTATGATATACTGTGTGAATTtcggaaaaaagaaaaagggaacTAAGATAGCCTTTCCGGTGgttccaaaaacaaacaaaaaatcattTTCTAAAAATAGATAATAATTTATTACTTTATTCAGCTTTATTACTTTATTCAGCTTTCTGTCATTTgtgaaacaacaaatgaaaaaggaaaaataaggGGGCTACAAAactatcaattttcaaaatgtctAAAATGGCAAGTCACGCGTCTGGTTATAAATCTAATCGGATTCCTATGACTATATTACTCCAAAGAATTCCTCCGTCATATGTCCTCATTGCCCTAAAATCGGACGAATTGCAACTTAAAAAGTTCAGGGGAAACTTCAATATTTGTCGTCTACCGGAGGGGAAGAAAAGGCAGTAACGTTGAGGATGGGTTGCAGGTTATGTGCTGTTTCCCATTACAAATGTTTCTTTCAAATTCTCCTTTTGTTAAAGCCTATTAGGTGTATTGAACGTGTGCTCGAATCGTGATACATTTCACAGTATAGACTATATAAGACGGAGCTCAAACAATACTAAGACGATTTTGTACAAGGACTTTCATCTACTTTTGGCTTGTACTTTAAAACTGGCGTGATGATGTCACTCACCCCCACACAATTGCTGgatatatacactcatgttatAACTCATACATTTGATAGAAACCCATATGTAGGGACCTACTACACAAACTATTCAAATGAAAATCGCAAAAGTTCATGAAAGTTAGTGTTTCAATTCATCATGCTGTCGACCAGAGTACAATCCCTTTAAATAGTGTCCTGCGAGAAATGGTGAACTCTCAACAGGGTAGGAGGAAGCTGGTTTATATTCATGTTGCATATATAATGTTTTTACTTGTTTTGCATGCAACATATATGTATGCTTTtcctgttgttgttttttacaCCACAGTTGAGGGATTTGTCTATGCAACATGTAAGCCAATGCCGAACAGTCACCTCGATTCGGATTACTTTCAGCCAATCACAGGCATCATCAACATGAAACAGAACGTAAGTACATCTTTCGAGTTTTTGATTAGTTCATGCTGTCTATAGTGTGTACTGCTTGTCCCTTTATATTGATTAATAATGATACAGCAATAGCCAAACCATCCGTCATCATGAACTGGACATAGAGACTCAGGTTAGGAGACTCTCTTATTTTTAAGTTCTCCCTTTCCCTCAAGTGTATTATACATCccatatcaccccccccccccccctaattgACACGAGCTCCCGGTTATAGTGTGTTATTATCCCATGCATGGTCACGGTCCCGTATGCAAGAATGAGAGTGTTTTCAGTTTGGTGCAATACAGTTTGTTTGTTCATCCAAGTGCTCTGTTTTGGATGAATTTCTTAAATAAAGTTTTGGGGTTTAACATCTGTGGCGCGTCAATAAATGCGATTGGACTACGTAGTATAACATACAGACCATTAGGTTAGTCCCTCACATGTAATACACAGCTTTACATGAAAGcacaaacatgtttacaatctCAAATGGTCTTGTGTGTCTTAATCCGAGGGAGCTCTATAGCTGTAGTTTAAATGAAGTTAAAGTCTAAACGGCTTCATCTTGTATATTCATGAGTTAAAGAAAAATGGCTGTGTTTTCCTTGGCGGAATGGAGATAGGGAGAAGTGGCGAAGGCCAGATAACCTATCCACAACAATCTAACTATATCCTAACAACTATTCTCAAACAAATGGTTGAAACAAATGCAAGCCGATCGTATACCCGTCTAGCATTTGAGTTACGTGATAGTCAATATCTTTTGACGACGGGCTAATCCTTCGGTCACGTGATTTTCGTGCTACGATGATTATCGCGTATCATTCCGTTCATTATAGGCTACTGGGGGACCTCTCTACATTGACATCTACATGTACGGGTTTCGATCCGCTTTCGGGTCCCTCCATGGATTCCATATTCATACATACGGTGATCTGAAGGAGGGCTGTCAGTCCACTGGAGGACATTTTAATCCATTTGGCAAAGACCACGGAGCACCAGGTGATGATAATCGGTAAGTGACGTCATTGCATGTGTTCGACCTTTATGCTATTGAAACGTGATGTATTTAACGCCAACACTGATTAACGGAGCTTGATGTCTGTCCACTCATAAAGAACGTGATATACGGTGGTTTATATAACAGCTATAGGTGGAAGGTGCTTGCGGGGCTTCCACGTTGATTTCGTCATGCCGTTTGTCCTTTGTCGTTCTATGTTTTGAAACCAAATAATATTCTGATTATTTATCCctgaatatatattgtttaagaTTTGCTCCTAAATGATCCTATTTGCCTTCTGAATCTGTCCGTTAGTCACGTTGGGGACCTTGGGAACGTTCAACCTGACCACCAAGGCGTAGTTAACACCGGTATGATCGACAACGTAGCAAGTCTGATTGGAGAAAACTCTGTGATTGGACGAGCGTTTGTCGTAAGTAATTTGAAACTTCaacagaaacaataaaaaattaatgtttaattgaaaatagaaataaacCCTATCTCTCAACCATGTATCCTACCAATATATAAATGTTGGATTGACAGGAACGGACTTGAGGATAAATAAGTGCTATTTGCTCGGTCATGGAATAGACGGCGCTGGGATCTTCAAACAAGCGGCGGATTTTGGCGCCACAGACCGGTGAACTAAAATCGGCGTCACCACGACCTCAACATTGGTGACGCCTGCGGCGCCTCGTTTCCAGTGGGTAGGCAAATCCGCCCTTGTTTATTTAATGATTTACCAGTCCTTCCCACAGCTACTATGTTCCCAGTTTCAGGACCCGTCAAGAGCCGATTTATTCTCTAATTGACTTATTTCAAAATTGCTGCTGTGCAGTGTCGGGAGAGCTGCGTTTGCCTAAGATTCTATGAAATTTGTAATATACGAAATGGAGATTGCTGTTCCTTCATTGGTCAGTTCGAAACTACCACCTTCATCATCCTTCAAACACTGCAGTAATCATAAACGCCGGGTGCCCTGACGTTCCTTTCCCGATTTTCCTTGGAACTGCAACAGGTGCAGCCACTGCAGCAGATTTACGCCCGAGGCCTCGAAACGCTCGAATAACTGTGATATTGGACAACTCTTGACCGCGTACTTGCAGTTTGTCCGCATTTTCGTAGTATCCTAGCATATTTACCTATATCCTCGAATGCTAGCATATTTACCTGTATCCTGTAACACATTTACGTGTATATTTCTACTCGCCCTCATAAATTTGTTCTTATTCTCGTACTGGGGACATGTGGAAATTCAGAATAGATGCTAGTGTGAGATTAAGTACCGTACCGATACTCATGCTAACGGCCTTTGTACACACTGTGAAACCGCCTCTTTCTATTACACACGTTGTTGTACTAGTACAGGATTTCTAATGAGGTACATGTACTTATACTGTAAGTGACCCTCTGATTCGCTAACCCTAAATTAGCCTTCAAGACGTTTAATCTATATTAAGATATCTATACATGCAAAGATTTCCAATCGAACATAAGACTGGAATTGTCAATCAATACACTTTATTCTGAGACTTTAATGGTATTTAATATCAACAACATCCTTTCTCATTCTGTAAAATTAGATCCATTCCGGTGAAGACGATCTTGGACTCGGTGGATTTCCAGATAGCCGAACCACCGGTCACGCTGGACCCAGATTGGCATGCTGTGTCATTGGCAGGTCCGAGCAGTGAAGTTATGGTCACACTGGGTAGCAAGCCCTGGCAAGCTAGGTCatgtatataactatataagtATAACGATATGTTAAGTTTGAAGTTTCAGTCAGACTGGTTTATATTTCTTACGGAATTAGTTCACCCTTTAAATGTTCCTTATGATCGATAGACATTCAATCATGATTTAAACTATAGCCCAAAATCTTCGATCCCAGGGACGGCTAGGCACGTAGCCATGCAGGGGCGCATGGgaccatacccccccccccatgcggACTATTGTACCCCCTCAAGTTCAAGGCATGGTTACTTTGCCCCTCCTTAAATCGTTGGTGTCCTCCAGCTCAGATGTCCTGGCTACGGGTCCTGGGAGAACTTAGGATACCTTATAGGTGGACTATATGTGCGTACGTATATAACTTCCTATCTGTTGTTCCAGTATTTCTTTCCATCGTTTAAAGCTAAAACCAATATGTCACGTGACATCAGCTCATTGTATAAGCTTGTCAAAAGATGGTCCACATAGGTCTCACAAGAAGCAGGGGAAATATATATCATTGACTTTGTTTCAT carries:
- the LOC139960938 gene encoding superoxide dismutase [Cu-Zn]-like isoform X3, giving the protein MDYTASIFVLVSMFAVCTAVTEDVGVNTENTERCNCPWSVQDFSQLQEEIALLKADVGAIKVSLSEEEIQDNEIPLIENVEGFVYATCKPMPNSHLDSDYFQPITGIINMKQNATGGPLYIDIYMYGFRSAFGSLHGFHIHTYGDLKEGCQSTGGHFNPFGKDHGAPGDDNRHVGDLGNVQPDHQGVVNTGMIDNVASLIGENSVIGRAFVIHSGEDDLGLGGFPDSRTTGHAGPRLACCVIGRSEQ
- the LOC139960938 gene encoding uncharacterized protein isoform X1, which encodes MDYTASIFVLVSMFAVCTAVTEDVGVNTENTERCNCPWSVQDFSQLQEEIALLKADVGAIKVSLSEEEIQDNEIPLIENVPFSLQSLVGDIISLDGDSSFPLPPRPAKIEGFVYATCKPMPNSHLDSDYFQPITGIINMKQNATGGPLYIDIYMYGFRSAFGSLHGFHIHTYGDLKEGCQSTGGHFNPFGKDHGAPGDDNRHVGDLGNVQPDHQGVVNTGMIDNVASLIGENSVIGRAFVIHSGEDDLGLGGFPDSRTTGHAGPRLACCVIGRSEQ
- the LOC139960938 gene encoding superoxide dismutase [Cu-Zn]-like isoform X2 — its product is MDYTASIFVLVSMFAVCTAVTEDVGVNTENTERCNCPWSVQDFSQLQEEIALLKADVGAIKVSLSEEEIQDNEIPLIENVGDIISLDGDSSFPLPPRPAKIEGFVYATCKPMPNSHLDSDYFQPITGIINMKQNATGGPLYIDIYMYGFRSAFGSLHGFHIHTYGDLKEGCQSTGGHFNPFGKDHGAPGDDNRHVGDLGNVQPDHQGVVNTGMIDNVASLIGENSVIGRAFVIHSGEDDLGLGGFPDSRTTGHAGPRLACCVIGRSEQ